One Echinicola strongylocentroti DNA window includes the following coding sequences:
- a CDS encoding S9 family peptidase has protein sequence MRKVYLLFLIVFGTILTSSGQESPLSVEQIMQDPKWMGTFPSDIRWGKDSQTIYFNYNPDKNPADSLYKINLSSPEKILKVSNEEKKALIPSHGDFNKEKNLKVYTRNGTLYRYDFQKNKEERLLDLGSRISQPEFLKDEDLIAFQLSNNIFTYQLSTGKINKLTNITDKEKPKDQQKKLSEKDNWLKKENQELLQVIQERENKKEKSKAYREATKDVEKFTFYTEKKRLTNLRISPDAKFVTFNLITPSEERKNTFVPDYTDVTGYTTDLDTRPKVGDEASKVEMAIYNLVKDTVYYVQTDKLPGIKDLPDYVVDYPEKEWEETIRPIIPSGPYFSSESKAVVNIRSTDNKDRWIALLHLEDGTLKSLDRQRDEAWIAGPGIGYSFGGGTLGWLPDDKHIYFQSEATGYSHLYLYNIENDRKIALTEGDFEVFSPALSQDARHWYLTTSAVHPGERHFYKMPVMGGDLEQLTAKEGNNKVSLSPDEKHLAILHSYSNQPWELYLKPNRDKTMATQLTTGQSDAFKTYDWKDPELIHFKAQDGTEVPARLYKPSGTAKNGAAVIFVHGAGYLQNAHKWWSSYFREYMFHNLLADLGYTVLDIDYRGSAGYGRDWRTGIYRHMGGKDLSDQVDGAQYLINELNIDSEKIGIYGGSYGGFITLMALFNEADTFTSGAALRSVTDWAHYNHGYTSNILNEPTNDPIAYRRSSPIYFAEGLEGHLLIAHGMVDVNVHFQDVVRLSQRLIELGKDNWEMAVYPVEDHGFVEPSSWTDEYKRILKLFNDTLLD, from the coding sequence ATGAGAAAAGTCTATCTACTGTTTTTAATCGTTTTTGGCACCATTTTAACTTCCAGTGGCCAAGAGTCTCCCCTTTCTGTGGAACAAATAATGCAAGACCCCAAATGGATGGGAACTTTCCCGTCAGACATCCGCTGGGGAAAGGACAGCCAAACGATCTATTTCAATTATAATCCCGACAAAAATCCTGCTGACTCGCTTTACAAAATCAACCTTTCTTCCCCAGAAAAAATCCTTAAGGTGAGCAATGAAGAAAAAAAAGCCCTCATCCCTTCTCATGGGGATTTTAATAAAGAGAAAAACCTCAAGGTCTACACACGAAACGGAACATTGTATCGCTACGACTTTCAGAAAAACAAAGAAGAGCGTCTCCTTGACCTCGGAAGTAGAATATCACAGCCTGAGTTTCTAAAAGATGAGGATTTGATTGCCTTTCAGCTATCTAACAACATCTTCACCTACCAACTATCTACTGGCAAAATCAATAAACTCACCAATATTACCGATAAAGAAAAACCAAAGGACCAGCAGAAAAAACTATCCGAAAAAGACAATTGGTTAAAGAAAGAAAACCAGGAACTCCTCCAAGTAATCCAAGAACGCGAAAACAAAAAGGAAAAGAGCAAAGCCTATCGAGAAGCTACAAAAGATGTAGAAAAATTCACTTTCTATACCGAAAAGAAACGGCTGACAAACCTCAGGATTTCTCCCGACGCAAAATTCGTCACCTTTAATTTAATCACCCCTTCAGAAGAACGGAAAAACACCTTTGTCCCTGATTACACAGACGTCACAGGATATACCACGGATCTTGACACCCGCCCAAAGGTAGGCGATGAAGCCTCCAAGGTGGAAATGGCCATTTATAACCTAGTAAAGGACACGGTCTATTATGTCCAAACGGACAAGCTCCCCGGCATCAAAGACCTTCCAGACTATGTGGTAGATTATCCAGAAAAAGAATGGGAAGAAACCATTCGTCCGATCATTCCTTCAGGCCCCTATTTCTCTTCTGAGAGCAAAGCAGTGGTCAATATCCGTTCTACAGACAATAAAGACCGCTGGATCGCCCTGCTCCACTTGGAAGACGGGACGTTAAAATCGCTTGACAGACAGCGCGACGAGGCATGGATAGCGGGCCCTGGCATAGGTTACAGTTTTGGAGGAGGTACTTTGGGCTGGCTTCCTGATGACAAGCATATTTACTTCCAGTCAGAAGCTACGGGATATTCCCACCTTTATCTATACAATATCGAAAACGACCGTAAAATTGCCCTAACTGAAGGTGACTTTGAGGTCTTTTCTCCAGCGCTTTCACAGGATGCCAGGCATTGGTACCTGACCACCTCGGCTGTTCACCCTGGCGAGCGCCATTTTTACAAAATGCCCGTAATGGGTGGGGATTTGGAACAGCTTACCGCTAAAGAGGGCAATAACAAGGTCAGTCTATCACCTGATGAAAAACACTTGGCCATCTTGCACAGCTACAGTAACCAGCCTTGGGAACTATACCTTAAACCAAACAGGGATAAGACCATGGCGACCCAGCTTACCACAGGACAAAGTGATGCGTTCAAAACCTATGATTGGAAGGATCCTGAATTGATTCATTTTAAGGCGCAGGACGGTACAGAGGTGCCAGCTCGGCTCTATAAACCAAGTGGTACTGCTAAGAATGGTGCCGCGGTGATATTTGTCCACGGAGCAGGATACCTCCAAAATGCCCATAAATGGTGGTCCAGTTATTTTCGTGAATACATGTTTCACAATTTACTGGCCGACTTGGGCTATACCGTTCTAGATATAGATTACCGAGGAAGTGCCGGATACGGCCGGGATTGGCGAACGGGCATCTACCGTCACATGGGCGGCAAAGACCTTTCTGACCAAGTGGATGGAGCCCAATACTTGATCAATGAACTCAATATTGATTCGGAAAAAATCGGCATTTATGGCGGCAGCTATGGTGGGTTCATCACACTGATGGCCTTATTTAACGAAGCTGACACCTTCACTTCAGGAGCTGCCTTGCGCTCAGTAACGGACTGGGCACATTATAACCACGGCTACACGTCCAATATCCTCAACGAACCGACCAATGACCCCATTGCCTATCGCAGGAGTTCGCCGATCTATTTTGCAGAAGGCTTGGAAGGTCACCTGCTTATCGCCCATGGCATGGTCGATGTGAATGTGCACTTTCAGGATGTAGTACGTCTTTCCCAGCGCTTGATCGAATTGGGAAAGGACAATTGGGAAATGGCCGTCTATCCAGTGGAAGATCATGGTTTTGTAGAGCCCAGCAGCTGGACAGATGAATACAAGCGTATCCTCAAACTGTTTAATGACACACTATTGGATTAG
- a CDS encoding OmpA family protein → MNLVEKLTSTFLKASTVPVLAFCAFTPSFAQGVYALKQVNTPYDEQQPVLSSREELFLSVAFHPDNTGGSRDYGDVWYSKKDDFNQWQEAKPVASLSTTGYDLFIGFPDDNTALVYHDGKKKPHGIHLYRRTGETDWKYEYQLDFGSFKNNGKSFSARLHPSGEILIMSMNTYGTFGNEDIYVSFKQSEGKWSVPKNIGADVNSYEQEMTPFLSNDKQVLYFSSNGHGTGEGRDIYYSQRLDDSWERWSQPKILKDDINSRGVELSYFIDPNSPYTAFVTTTQNSEGYGDILMRRKEEIVLEEVIPAEDERFLAASFPLSDNTSSPASTADVTREASVEETVSEVTALPEEEENVPFATEEAQEQVAEVVQERAQEELAEERIAEEELVKEGAEVQEAVTEAPQLNTLIKVSALDKNTNAEIPFKVTFKKINGDKVGVEEGLKGAQELPLRENTAKVTISSENYLPETILVADLREKELVMLTPADKGTSLVLQEVLFMKGTAELADQNSLTYIDQLVDFMKENPSKKIRLEGHTDNVGNAALNKQLSMERAATIRDYMVDNGVQFERIMLRGLGGSEPIADNDTSEGRGKNRRVEMVVID, encoded by the coding sequence ATGAACTTAGTAGAAAAACTTACATCAACATTTCTAAAAGCAAGCACGGTTCCAGTGCTTGCTTTTTGTGCATTTACACCATCTTTTGCTCAAGGGGTCTATGCCCTCAAGCAGGTCAATACCCCCTATGATGAGCAGCAGCCTGTGCTTTCCTCGCGGGAAGAACTGTTCCTCAGCGTGGCCTTTCATCCGGACAATACTGGAGGAAGTAGGGACTATGGGGATGTGTGGTACAGCAAAAAAGATGATTTTAACCAATGGCAAGAAGCTAAACCCGTGGCCAGTTTGAGCACCACGGGCTACGACCTGTTCATTGGGTTTCCAGATGATAATACGGCGTTGGTGTATCATGATGGTAAGAAGAAACCCCATGGCATCCACCTTTACCGCCGCACGGGCGAGACAGACTGGAAATACGAATACCAGCTGGATTTTGGCAGTTTTAAAAATAATGGTAAAAGTTTTAGCGCCCGGCTCCATCCCTCAGGAGAGATACTGATCATGTCCATGAATACGTATGGGACCTTTGGGAATGAAGATATTTATGTGAGTTTTAAGCAATCTGAGGGGAAGTGGTCAGTGCCAAAGAACATCGGTGCGGATGTCAATAGCTATGAGCAGGAAATGACGCCTTTTTTATCCAATGACAAACAAGTGCTCTATTTTTCTTCCAATGGACACGGCACAGGCGAAGGCAGGGACATCTATTATTCACAGCGACTCGATGATTCTTGGGAGCGATGGAGCCAGCCCAAAATACTAAAAGATGATATTAACTCCAGAGGGGTAGAACTCTCCTATTTTATCGATCCCAACAGCCCCTATACAGCATTTGTGACCACTACCCAAAACAGTGAGGGCTATGGTGATATTTTGATGAGAAGGAAGGAAGAAATCGTTTTGGAGGAAGTCATCCCTGCAGAAGATGAACGCTTCCTGGCAGCCAGTTTTCCCTTAAGTGATAACACCTCTAGTCCAGCCAGCACGGCCGATGTGACCAGAGAGGCTTCTGTGGAAGAAACGGTCTCAGAAGTGACCGCCTTGCCGGAAGAGGAAGAAAATGTACCTTTTGCTACTGAAGAGGCGCAAGAGCAGGTAGCAGAAGTGGTTCAGGAAAGGGCTCAAGAAGAGCTGGCAGAAGAAAGGATAGCGGAAGAAGAATTGGTGAAGGAAGGGGCGGAAGTCCAGGAAGCGGTGACAGAAGCGCCCCAGCTCAATACGCTGATCAAGGTCAGTGCCTTGGATAAAAACACCAATGCTGAAATTCCCTTTAAAGTGACTTTTAAGAAGATAAACGGGGATAAAGTAGGAGTCGAAGAAGGCTTAAAAGGAGCCCAAGAACTTCCTTTGCGGGAAAACACCGCTAAAGTAACCATCTCATCCGAAAACTACCTTCCAGAGACGATTTTAGTGGCTGATTTGCGAGAAAAGGAATTGGTGATGCTTACTCCCGCTGATAAGGGAACGAGCTTGGTTTTACAAGAGGTTTTGTTTATGAAAGGAACAGCCGAACTGGCCGATCAAAATTCCTTGACCTATATCGATCAATTAGTGGATTTTATGAAGGAGAACCCATCCAAGAAAATCAGATTGGAAGGCCATACTGATAATGTCGGCAATGCTGCCCTTAACAAACAGCTTTCGATGGAACGTGCAGCTACTATCAGGGATTATATGGTGGATAATGGTGTCCAGTTTGAGCGGATCATGCTTCGTGGATTGGGCGGGAGTGAGCCAATCGCGGATAATGATACCTCTGAAGGAAGAGGGAAGAACAGACGAGTGGAAATGGTGGTGATCGATTAA
- a CDS encoding deoxyhypusine synthase family protein, whose amino-acid sequence MKITAFLKHHYRHFNAAALIDAAEGYKAHLDNNGKMMVTLAGAMSTAELGISLAEMIRQDKVQIITCTGANLEEDVFNLVAHDYYERVPHYRQLSPEEEQDLLDRHMNRVTDTCIPEMEAMRRIEDVILEEWVKADRAGESYFPHEFFYKILLSGKLEEHYQIDPKNSWLLEAAKKNLPIIVPGWEDSTLGNMFAGHVITGDVKNFHTVKTGIQYMMYLAEWYTENAKEDSTVGFFQVGGGIAGDFPICVVPMLHQDLQRNNVPLWGYFCQISDSTTSYGSYSGAVPNEKITWGKLGIDTPKYIIESDATIVAPLVFAIVLDQ is encoded by the coding sequence ATGAAAATAACAGCATTTCTCAAACATCACTACAGACATTTTAACGCTGCCGCTTTGATCGATGCAGCAGAAGGCTACAAGGCCCATTTGGACAATAACGGAAAAATGATGGTGACCCTGGCCGGTGCCATGTCCACTGCGGAATTGGGGATTTCACTTGCCGAGATGATCCGTCAGGACAAGGTGCAGATCATCACCTGTACTGGAGCAAACCTCGAAGAAGACGTTTTTAACCTGGTGGCGCACGATTATTATGAAAGAGTGCCGCATTATCGCCAGCTTTCTCCAGAAGAGGAACAGGATTTGCTAGACAGACACATGAACAGGGTGACTGATACCTGTATTCCAGAAATGGAAGCGATGAGGAGGATAGAAGATGTCATTTTGGAGGAATGGGTGAAAGCCGACCGTGCTGGCGAAAGCTATTTCCCCCATGAGTTTTTCTACAAGATCCTGCTTTCTGGCAAGCTGGAAGAACATTATCAGATCGATCCTAAAAACAGTTGGTTGCTTGAAGCAGCCAAAAAGAACCTTCCGATTATCGTACCGGGATGGGAAGATTCTACACTGGGCAATATGTTTGCAGGGCATGTGATCACTGGTGATGTGAAAAATTTCCATACCGTTAAGACCGGTATTCAGTACATGATGTATTTGGCGGAGTGGTATACTGAAAATGCCAAGGAAGACAGCACTGTTGGCTTCTTCCAAGTAGGAGGAGGTATCGCAGGAGATTTTCCGATCTGTGTGGTGCCGATGCTTCATCAGGATTTGCAGCGAAATAATGTCCCGCTTTGGGGCTATTTCTGCCAGATTTCTGACTCGACTACCTCGTATGGTTCTTATTCAGGAGCCGTGCCCAATGAGAAAATCACTTGGGGAAAACTGGGGATCGACACACCAAAATACATCATCGAATCTGATGCGACCATTGTGGCGCCATTAGTATTTGCGATTGTATTAGACCAATAA
- a CDS encoding OmpH family outer membrane protein, with translation MRKFSKALGILGMAAVVLTSCNQGNQSTSTTTGQSSGSTIDMSEVKIAYVNTDSVINNYQFFKDKSEEISEKGKRYEGELANRAQGFEQEVANFQQSAQNMTPNQSRAKQEDLMKKEQNLRTYRNNLMQELSADETNLYNKVYDKIQEFMKGYADENGLEVVLSYTRGGGVWYAHEALDVTEDVTKGLNEAYKAGDTAASTQSKNDSTAVEGE, from the coding sequence GTGAGAAAATTTAGCAAAGCATTAGGCATTTTAGGAATGGCAGCGGTGGTACTGACCAGCTGTAATCAAGGGAACCAATCTACTTCAACCACTACTGGCCAATCAAGCGGTAGCACGATCGACATGAGCGAAGTGAAAATTGCTTATGTCAATACCGATAGCGTGATCAACAACTATCAGTTTTTTAAAGATAAGTCTGAAGAAATTTCCGAAAAAGGTAAGCGCTATGAAGGTGAATTGGCGAATAGGGCACAGGGTTTCGAGCAGGAAGTGGCCAATTTTCAGCAATCTGCGCAAAACATGACACCCAATCAGTCCAGGGCAAAGCAGGAAGATCTGATGAAAAAGGAACAAAACCTACGCACGTACAGGAATAACCTTATGCAGGAACTTTCGGCTGATGAAACCAATCTGTACAATAAGGTATACGATAAGATTCAGGAATTTATGAAAGGCTATGCTGACGAAAATGGCTTGGAAGTTGTCTTGAGCTATACTCGGGGTGGTGGCGTATGGTATGCCCATGAAGCCTTGGACGTGACAGAAGATGTAACCAAAGGCCTAAATGAAGCCTATAAGGCAGGAGATACAGCAGCTTCTACCCAGTCAAAAAATGACAGTACTGCTGTGGAAGGTGAATGA
- a CDS encoding histone deacetylase family protein: MLKIAWSSKYAHPLPAGHRFPMEKYDLLPEQLLYEGTILSENLFEPSFLEMDWIRGPHHGSYLDKLTQLSLTKSEIRKTGFPLSSSLVEREVHIMDGSVKACLFALEHGIAMNIAGGTHHAFSDRGEGFCLLNDIGISANYLIKNQLAQKVLVVDLDVHQGNGTAEIFQEVGEVFTFSMHGAANYPLQKENSDLDVPLPDKVGDEFYMTTLKKNLLPLIDQVAPDFIIYQCGVDVLATDKLGRLGLSIEGCKERDRIVLELAHQNQIPLMCCMGGGYSEKISHIIEAHANTYRLAQELFF, translated from the coding sequence ATGTTAAAGATAGCTTGGTCTTCCAAATACGCCCACCCATTACCTGCTGGACATCGCTTTCCCATGGAAAAGTATGATTTATTGCCCGAGCAGCTGCTTTATGAAGGTACCATTTTGTCCGAAAACCTGTTTGAGCCCAGTTTTTTGGAAATGGACTGGATCCGTGGTCCTCACCATGGCAGTTACCTGGACAAGCTTACCCAGCTATCACTTACCAAATCCGAGATAAGGAAAACAGGCTTTCCCTTGAGCTCTTCTCTGGTAGAAAGGGAAGTCCACATCATGGATGGTTCTGTGAAGGCGTGCTTGTTTGCATTAGAGCATGGAATAGCCATGAACATCGCTGGAGGAACCCACCACGCATTTTCGGACAGAGGGGAGGGGTTTTGTTTGCTGAACGATATAGGTATTTCAGCTAATTACCTGATAAAAAACCAACTTGCCCAAAAAGTGCTTGTCGTGGACCTGGATGTTCATCAAGGCAATGGCACCGCAGAAATCTTCCAAGAGGTAGGAGAGGTCTTTACCTTTAGCATGCATGGAGCTGCCAACTACCCCTTGCAAAAAGAAAACTCGGATTTGGATGTTCCTTTGCCCGACAAAGTGGGGGATGAGTTCTACATGACAACCTTGAAAAAAAACTTACTTCCCTTGATAGACCAGGTAGCGCCGGATTTTATTATTTATCAATGCGGTGTGGATGTATTGGCTACTGACAAGCTGGGAAGGTTGGGCTTATCCATTGAGGGATGCAAGGAGCGCGACCGGATTGTCTTGGAATTGGCACATCAAAACCAAATTCCCTTGATGTGCTGTATGGGAGGAGGATACTCCGAAAAGATCAGCCATATCATCGAAGCGCATGCCAATACCTACCGATTGGCGCAGGAGCTATTCTTTTGA